A window from Cellulomonas sp. C5510 encodes these proteins:
- a CDS encoding (deoxy)nucleoside triphosphate pyrophosphohydrolase, producing MTPPVLVVAAALVDDLDDPRALLAARRRSPVSLAGRWEFPGGKVEPGEEPEAALHRELREELGVTVELGTELAGPDEGCWRLTDRYTMRLWLARVDAGEPEPLVEHDELRWLRRGEWLTVPWLDADVRIVSALAAATEGAGRLPTVP from the coding sequence ATGACCCCGCCCGTGCTCGTCGTCGCCGCGGCGCTCGTCGACGACCTCGACGACCCGCGCGCGCTGCTGGCCGCCCGGCGCCGGTCGCCCGTGAGCCTGGCGGGGCGCTGGGAGTTCCCGGGCGGCAAGGTGGAGCCGGGCGAGGAGCCCGAGGCGGCGCTGCACCGGGAGCTGCGCGAGGAGCTCGGCGTGACGGTCGAGCTGGGGACGGAGCTGGCCGGGCCGGACGAGGGGTGCTGGCGGCTGACCGACCGGTACACGATGCGGCTGTGGCTGGCACGGGTCGACGCGGGCGAGCCGGAGCCGCTGGTGGAGCACGACGAGCTCCGGTGGCTGCGCCGCGGGGAGTGGCTGACGGTGCCGTGGCTGGACGCCGACGTGCGGATCGTGTCTGCGCTGGCGGCGGCCACCGAGGGGGCCGGTCGCCTCCCGACCGTGCCCTGA
- a CDS encoding LysR family transcriptional regulator, with product MDDAPAAGRRAPLGALELLDAVDAHGSLSAAARALGLAQPSVSTGLRRLERQTGLTLLTRSASGTRLTPAGVALLARARDVLAASDALEREVVALRTAQQGRVRVAASLSVAEYLVPGWLASRPAGSPVVDLVVANSRDVMDAVLHGRADLGFVEGPDVEDGLEARALGEDELVVVVAPGHPWARRRRPLTAEELASAPLAVREAGSGTRAVLERALAASGHALAGSPAQLGSTSAVKNVVRGGGPAAVLSRLTVADEIARGDLRVVPVEGVDLRRTLRVVWARSRRPSTAARDLAEHVLREARRRAGA from the coding sequence ATGGATGATGCTCCGGCTGCGGGTCGCCGTGCGCCGCTGGGCGCGCTCGAGCTGCTCGACGCGGTCGACGCGCACGGCTCCCTCTCGGCCGCCGCCCGCGCCCTGGGCCTCGCCCAGCCGTCCGTCAGCACGGGACTGCGCCGCCTGGAGCGGCAGACGGGCCTGACGCTGCTCACCCGCTCCGCGTCCGGCACCCGGCTGACGCCCGCGGGGGTCGCGCTGCTCGCGCGCGCCCGCGACGTGCTCGCCGCCTCGGACGCCCTCGAGCGCGAGGTGGTGGCCCTGCGGACCGCGCAGCAGGGTCGCGTGCGGGTGGCGGCGAGCCTGAGCGTCGCGGAGTACCTGGTGCCCGGCTGGCTGGCGTCCCGGCCCGCGGGATCGCCCGTCGTCGACCTCGTCGTGGCCAACTCGAGGGACGTCATGGACGCGGTGCTGCACGGCCGCGCGGACCTCGGGTTCGTGGAGGGGCCGGACGTCGAGGACGGCCTGGAGGCGCGGGCGCTGGGCGAGGACGAGCTGGTCGTCGTCGTGGCACCCGGGCACCCCTGGGCGCGCCGACGTCGGCCGCTCACCGCGGAGGAGCTCGCGTCCGCGCCGCTGGCGGTGCGGGAGGCGGGCTCCGGGACCCGCGCCGTGCTGGAGCGGGCGCTGGCCGCCTCGGGGCACGCGCTCGCCGGGTCGCCCGCCCAGCTCGGGTCGACGTCCGCGGTGAAGAACGTCGTCCGAGGTGGCGGCCCCGCCGCGGTGCTGTCCCGGCTGACCGTCGCCGACGAGATCGCGCGCGGCGACCTGAGGGTCGTGCCCGTCGAGGGGGTCGACCTACGACGGACCCTGCGCGTCGTGTGGGCACGCTCCCGGCGGCCGTCGACCGCGGCGCGGGACCTCGCCGAGCACGTGCTCCGGGAGGCCCGCCGCCGGGCGGGCGCCTGA
- the gcvP gene encoding aminomethyl-transferring glycine dehydrogenase, which yields MTPLESLPTDVRTAPRDAAPAVPAVTDAARGFADRHVGPRPTDTDAMLRHVGDGWPSLDALVDAAVPASIRTGRPLALPEARGESEVLAALRSIADKNTVLTQMIGLGYHDTVTPPVIRRNVLESPAWYTAYTPYQPEISQGRLEALLNFQTVVSDLTALPVANASLLDEATAVAEAVALMHRAAKGRAGVVLLDADCLPQTLAVTLGRAQAAGLAVRVADLTAGLPDLGDEALVGLVLQAPGASGAVRDLAPLVAAAKDAGALVTVAADLLSLTLLTPPGELGADIAVGSAQRFGVPLFYGGPHAAYMAVRTGLERSLPGRLVGVSVDADGAPAYRLALQTREQHIRREKATSNICTAQALLAIVASMYAVHHGPDGLREIAERVHARAASLAAGLRAGGVEVEHAAFFDTVRAVVPGRARAVVAAAAARGINVWAADDDHVQVACDEVTTERQVAQVLAAFADAGPLAPGTPAAPDADPAIPGALRRTSAYLTHPVFHRYRSETAMLRYLRALSDKDLALDRTMIPLGSCTMKLNATVEMEAISWPGFAGLHPFVPAEQAAGYAELIGDLAGWLAEITGYAAVSVQPNAGSQGEFAGLLAIRGYHEGRRGEALAAGAAPEDVPVRDVCLIPASAHGTNAASAALAGMRVVVVATAEDGSVQLDDLRAKLEQHGPRVAAIMITYPSTHGVYEEDVREVCDLVHEAGGQVYIDGANLNALVGLARPGEFGGDVSHLNLHKTFCIPHGGGGPGVGPIGVAAHLVPYLPATDVVLGEGAALAGGSAPAVSAAPFGSAGILPISWAYVALMGGDGLRRATETAVLSANYLASRLAPHFPVLYTGPAGLVAHECILDLRGITKQTGVTAEDVAKRLMDYGFHAPTLSFPVAGTLMVEPTESEDLAELDRFVDALVAIRGEIDAVAAGRWPVADSPLRNAPHTAAAVTADAWEHPYGRELAAYPVASLRAGKYWPPVRRIDGAHGDRNLVCSCPPVEAYAEGETL from the coding sequence GGTGCTGGCCGCCCTGCGGTCGATCGCGGACAAGAACACCGTCCTGACGCAGATGATCGGGCTCGGCTACCACGACACGGTGACGCCGCCCGTGATCCGCCGGAACGTGCTGGAGTCCCCCGCCTGGTACACCGCGTACACGCCGTACCAGCCGGAGATCTCCCAGGGCCGGCTGGAGGCGCTGCTGAACTTCCAGACGGTCGTCTCGGACCTCACCGCGCTTCCCGTCGCGAACGCGTCGCTGCTGGACGAGGCGACGGCGGTGGCCGAGGCCGTCGCGCTCATGCACCGCGCGGCGAAGGGCCGCGCGGGCGTCGTCCTCCTGGACGCCGACTGCCTGCCGCAGACGCTCGCCGTGACGCTGGGCCGGGCACAGGCCGCCGGGCTGGCGGTGCGGGTCGCCGACCTGACCGCGGGCCTGCCGGACCTGGGCGACGAGGCGCTGGTCGGCCTGGTGCTGCAGGCCCCGGGCGCGTCGGGCGCCGTGCGCGACCTCGCCCCGCTGGTCGCCGCCGCCAAGGACGCGGGCGCGCTCGTGACCGTCGCCGCGGACCTGCTGTCCCTGACCCTGCTGACGCCGCCCGGGGAGCTCGGCGCGGACATCGCGGTCGGGTCGGCGCAGCGGTTCGGCGTCCCGCTGTTCTACGGCGGGCCGCACGCGGCGTACATGGCCGTGCGCACCGGCCTGGAGCGGTCGCTGCCGGGCCGCCTGGTCGGGGTGTCGGTCGACGCGGACGGCGCACCGGCGTACCGGCTCGCGCTGCAGACCCGTGAGCAGCACATCCGCCGCGAGAAGGCGACGAGCAACATCTGCACCGCGCAGGCGCTGCTGGCGATCGTCGCGTCGATGTACGCCGTCCACCACGGCCCCGACGGGCTGCGGGAGATCGCGGAGCGGGTGCACGCACGCGCCGCGTCGCTGGCCGCGGGCCTGCGCGCCGGCGGGGTCGAGGTGGAGCACGCCGCGTTCTTCGACACGGTGCGCGCCGTCGTCCCGGGCCGCGCCCGCGCGGTCGTCGCGGCGGCCGCCGCCCGCGGCATCAACGTCTGGGCGGCCGACGACGACCATGTGCAGGTGGCCTGCGACGAGGTGACGACCGAGCGGCAAGTCGCGCAGGTGCTCGCGGCGTTCGCCGACGCGGGCCCGCTCGCCCCCGGCACCCCCGCGGCCCCCGACGCGGACCCCGCGATCCCCGGCGCGCTCCGCCGCACCTCCGCGTACCTGACGCACCCGGTGTTCCACCGGTACCGCTCGGAGACCGCGATGCTCCGGTACCTGCGCGCGCTGTCCGACAAGGACCTGGCCCTGGACCGGACGATGATCCCGCTGGGCTCCTGCACGATGAAGCTCAACGCGACGGTCGAGATGGAGGCCATCTCCTGGCCCGGGTTCGCGGGCCTGCACCCGTTCGTCCCGGCCGAGCAGGCCGCCGGCTACGCGGAGCTCATCGGGGACCTGGCCGGCTGGCTCGCGGAGATCACCGGGTACGCGGCGGTCTCGGTGCAGCCGAACGCCGGGTCGCAGGGGGAGTTCGCCGGGCTGCTGGCCATCCGCGGGTACCACGAGGGCCGGCGCGGCGAGGCGCTGGCCGCCGGGGCCGCGCCGGAGGACGTCCCGGTCCGCGACGTCTGCCTCATCCCGGCGTCGGCGCACGGCACGAACGCCGCCTCCGCCGCGCTGGCCGGCATGCGCGTGGTCGTGGTGGCGACCGCCGAGGACGGCTCGGTGCAGCTCGACGACCTGCGGGCGAAGCTCGAGCAGCACGGGCCGCGCGTCGCCGCGATCATGATCACGTACCCCTCGACGCACGGCGTGTACGAGGAGGACGTGCGCGAGGTCTGCGACCTGGTGCACGAGGCCGGCGGCCAGGTCTACATCGACGGGGCGAACCTCAACGCGCTCGTCGGGCTGGCCCGGCCGGGCGAGTTCGGCGGCGACGTCTCGCACCTCAACCTGCACAAGACGTTCTGCATCCCGCACGGCGGCGGCGGCCCGGGCGTCGGCCCGATCGGCGTCGCGGCGCACCTGGTGCCGTACCTCCCGGCCACCGACGTGGTGCTGGGGGAGGGCGCGGCGCTCGCGGGCGGGTCGGCGCCCGCGGTGTCGGCCGCCCCGTTCGGGTCGGCGGGCATCCTGCCGATCTCGTGGGCGTACGTCGCGCTGATGGGCGGCGACGGCCTGCGCCGGGCGACCGAGACCGCGGTGCTGTCCGCGAACTACCTCGCCTCGCGCCTCGCCCCGCACTTCCCCGTCCTGTACACGGGGCCGGCCGGGCTGGTCGCCCACGAGTGCATCCTCGACCTGCGCGGCATCACGAAGCAGACCGGTGTGACCGCCGAGGACGTCGCCAAGCGGCTGATGGACTACGGGTTCCACGCCCCCACGCTGTCGTTCCCGGTCGCGGGGACCCTCATGGTCGAGCCCACCGAGAGCGAGGACCTGGCCGAGCTCGACCGGTTCGTCGACGCCCTGGTCGCGATCCGCGGGGAGATCGACGCGGTGGCCGCGGGGCGCTGGCCGGTGGCGGACTCCCCGCTGCGGAACGCGCCGCACACCGCCGCGGCCGTCACCGCCGACGCGTGGGAGCACCCGTACGGCCGCGAGCTCGCCGCCTACCCGGTCGCGAGCCTGCGCGCCGGCAAGTACTGGCCGCCGGTCCGGCGGATCGACGGCGCCCACGGGGACCGCAACCTCGTGTGCTCCTGCCCGCCCGTCGAGGCCTACGCCGAGGGAGAGACCCTGTGA
- the gcvT gene encoding glycine cleavage system aminomethyltransferase GcvT, which produces MPDLPVVEAPATDAAGDTVLSPLHAEHEALGATMTPFAGWMMPLRYAGDLAEHQAVRTAAGLFDLSHMGELHVDGPGAGAGLDRALVGNISGLAVGRARYTMITAEDGGILDDLIVYRLADESFLVVANAANVAVVRDELAGRLTGADASLTDRTLETALVAVQGPRAAEIVTGLVADPDEAAAVRDVRYYAAVRATVDGVPALVARTGYTGEDGFELFVPADAAPGLWRDLLEAGRPVGLVPAGLSARDSLRLEAGMPLYGNELDRTTTPHDAGLGRVVRLDKTTPDGEPLPFVGREALAARAHATPSRVLVGLIGLGRRAARHGHEVLTGTDPGAATVGRVTSGAPSPTLGTPIAMAYVTPEVSAPGTELAVDVRGRREPVRVVELPFYRRS; this is translated from the coding sequence GTGCCGGACCTGCCCGTGGTGGAGGCCCCGGCCACGGACGCCGCCGGCGACACGGTCCTGTCGCCGCTGCACGCGGAGCACGAGGCGCTCGGCGCGACCATGACGCCCTTCGCCGGCTGGATGATGCCGCTGCGGTACGCCGGTGACCTCGCCGAGCACCAGGCGGTGCGTACCGCGGCGGGGCTGTTCGACCTGTCGCACATGGGCGAGCTCCACGTCGACGGCCCGGGCGCGGGTGCCGGCCTGGACCGCGCACTCGTCGGGAACATCTCCGGGCTCGCGGTCGGCCGGGCGCGCTACACGATGATCACGGCGGAGGACGGCGGCATCCTCGACGACCTCATCGTCTACCGGCTCGCGGACGAGTCGTTCCTCGTCGTCGCGAACGCCGCCAACGTCGCCGTCGTGCGCGACGAGCTCGCCGGACGGCTCACCGGCGCGGACGCGTCGCTGACCGACCGCACCCTCGAGACCGCGCTGGTCGCGGTGCAGGGTCCGCGCGCGGCCGAGATCGTCACCGGGCTCGTCGCGGACCCGGACGAGGCTGCAGCCGTGCGCGACGTCCGGTACTACGCCGCCGTGCGGGCGACGGTCGACGGCGTGCCCGCGCTCGTCGCGCGCACCGGGTACACCGGCGAGGACGGCTTCGAGCTGTTCGTCCCGGCGGACGCGGCGCCCGGCCTGTGGCGGGACCTGCTCGAGGCGGGGCGCCCCGTCGGCCTGGTGCCCGCCGGCCTCTCGGCCCGCGACAGTCTGCGGCTCGAGGCCGGCATGCCCCTGTACGGCAACGAGCTGGACCGCACGACGACCCCGCACGACGCCGGGCTGGGGCGGGTCGTGCGCCTCGACAAGACGACCCCGGACGGCGAGCCGCTGCCGTTCGTCGGGCGCGAGGCGCTCGCCGCCCGCGCCCACGCGACGCCGTCCCGGGTGCTCGTCGGGCTGATTGGCCTCGGTCGCCGCGCCGCCCGCCACGGCCACGAGGTCCTCACCGGCACCGACCCGGGCGCCGCGACGGTCGGCCGGGTGACGTCCGGCGCACCGTCGCCGACCCTCGGCACGCCCATCGCGATGGCGTACGTCACCCCGGAGGTCTCGGCCCCCGGAACCGAGCTGGCGGTCGACGTCCGCGGGCGCCGCGAGCCCGTCCGGGTGGTCGAGCTGCCGTTCTACCGTCGCTCCTGA
- a CDS encoding helix-turn-helix transcriptional regulator: protein MATLELAPTTAISILGEPLTTRERVVLAELSEDVTLEDIARRLFVTRNTVKSQVRSVYRKIGVSTRAEAVAWAHAAGIR from the coding sequence ATGGCCACTCTCGAGCTCGCCCCCACCACGGCGATCAGCATCCTCGGCGAGCCGCTCACCACCCGTGAGCGCGTCGTCCTCGCGGAGCTCAGCGAGGACGTGACCCTCGAGGACATCGCGCGCCGCCTCTTCGTCACCCGGAACACCGTGAAGTCCCAGGTGCGGTCGGTCTACCGCAAGATCGGCGTCTCCACGCGCGCCGAGGCGGTGGCCTGGGCGCACGCCGCCGGCATCCGCTGA
- a CDS encoding YeiH family protein, with protein sequence MTRPQPTDRPALADPRAAASPATTGGPPASSLAAARRLAPGIAAAVAVAALCVGLTTVVPVLPGLLVAIALGAVARSAGAVPASLEPGLAWTSRRLLRAGVVLLGLQLSLGDLLGLGAREVAVLLVTVAATFSATLWLGPRLGVGRALTLLVATGFSICGAAAVAGMSPVADADEEDVATAVALVTVYGSLAIVALPLLAGVLGLTDRTAGLWAGMSVHEVAQVVAAAGTVSAAALAVAVVAKLARVLLLAPLVAGVGVVRRRAGGAVAGPGRRAPLVPLFVAGFVVAVLVRSAGLVPDAVLPAVKPVTTLALGAAMTALGTQIHVGRLVRTGGRPLALGAASTVVAAAVSLGGLLLVG encoded by the coding sequence GTGACCCGACCGCAGCCCACCGACCGCCCCGCGCTCGCCGATCCCCGGGCCGCCGCGTCCCCGGCGACGACCGGGGGCCCGCCCGCCTCGTCCCTCGCCGCCGCACGCCGCCTGGCGCCGGGGATCGCCGCGGCGGTGGCCGTCGCCGCGCTCTGCGTCGGCCTGACCACGGTCGTCCCCGTGCTGCCGGGCCTGCTCGTCGCGATCGCCCTCGGCGCCGTCGCCCGTTCGGCGGGTGCCGTCCCGGCATCCCTCGAGCCCGGGCTCGCCTGGACGAGCCGCCGCCTCCTGCGGGCCGGCGTGGTCCTGCTCGGCCTCCAGCTGTCCCTGGGCGATCTGCTGGGCCTCGGCGCCCGCGAGGTCGCGGTCCTGCTCGTCACCGTCGCGGCGACCTTCTCCGCGACGCTGTGGCTCGGCCCGCGCCTCGGCGTCGGCCGCGCCCTGACCCTGCTGGTGGCGACCGGCTTCTCGATCTGCGGTGCCGCTGCCGTCGCGGGCATGAGCCCCGTCGCCGATGCCGACGAGGAGGACGTCGCGACCGCCGTCGCCCTGGTCACCGTGTACGGGAGCCTCGCGATCGTCGCGCTGCCGCTGCTCGCGGGCGTGCTGGGGCTGACCGACCGCACCGCAGGGCTCTGGGCCGGGATGTCCGTGCACGAGGTCGCCCAGGTCGTCGCCGCCGCGGGCACCGTGTCCGCCGCCGCGCTCGCGGTCGCCGTGGTCGCGAAGCTCGCGCGCGTCCTGCTGCTCGCGCCGCTCGTCGCCGGTGTCGGCGTCGTCCGCCGCCGTGCCGGGGGTGCCGTCGCGGGACCCGGCCGTCGCGCGCCGCTCGTCCCGCTGTTCGTCGCGGGGTTCGTCGTGGCCGTGCTGGTGCGGTCCGCCGGCCTCGTCCCCGACGCGGTCCTGCCGGCGGTGAAGCCCGTGACGACCCTCGCGCTCGGCGCCGCGATGACCGCCCTCGGCACGCAGATCCACGTCGGGCGCCTGGTCCGCACCGGCGGACGGCCCCTCGCGCTCGGCGCGGCGTCGACCGTCGTCGCCGCTGCCGTCAGCCTCGGCGGCCTGCTGCTGGTGGGGTGA
- the metE gene encoding 5-methyltetrahydropteroyltriglutamate--homocysteine S-methyltransferase, translating to MTHLTHPFPAGTVLGYPRIGPRRELKKAIEAFWAGRTTADELEATAAGLRRRTRERLAGLGLDTRLPAIPSAFSFYDHVLDTAAVLGAVPERFADLLTADGGLDLAGYSTVARGRGADLPLEMTKWFDSNYHYLVPEIGPTTAFRYAGDRPVRELAEGLEEGVLTRPVLVGPVTFLALSKPAEGSPEDFLPIDRLPDVLPVYAALLRDLAAAGATWVQLDEPALVSDSTGVPADRLLAAAADAYRALATDLPASERPALLVAAPYGDLGDALPVLAASDVDGLALDLVRGAAPAGDVPGLGSKLLVGGVVDGHNIWRADLDAALATLEGLETLGAAQVSVATSTSLFHVPHDVDDEPALDPTLRSWLAFADQKVGEVVTLATGLREGREAVHAELLAAADARRSRAQAPGVVRRDVRDRLAALPEDAFRRGDFAERQAAQTARLRLPVLPTTTIGSFPQTPEIRVARAASARGELTAAQYEDAMRAEIRHVVELQEQIGLDVLVHGEAERNDMVQYFAENLDGFAVTQNGWVQSYGSRCTRPSVLWGDVARPAPITVPWTTYAQSLTAKPVKGMLTGPVTILAWSFVRDDQPLADTANQVALALRDEIADLEAAGTAVVQVDEPALRELLPLRAADHAAYLDWSVRSFRLATSGVRPDTQIHTHLCYSEFGEVIGAIDGLDADVTSIEAARSKMEILGDIAAEGYPRGIGPGVWDIHSPRVPSEAEVTELLTEAVRAIDPAQLWVNPDCGLKTRGYAEVTPSLEHVLAATRAVRAALSVPTTA from the coding sequence ATGACCCACCTGACCCACCCGTTCCCCGCCGGCACCGTCCTGGGCTACCCCCGGATCGGGCCGCGCCGCGAGCTCAAGAAGGCCATCGAGGCGTTCTGGGCCGGCCGCACGACCGCCGACGAGCTGGAGGCGACCGCCGCCGGGCTGCGCCGCCGCACCCGCGAGCGGCTCGCGGGCCTCGGGCTCGACACCCGGCTGCCGGCCATCCCGAGCGCGTTCTCGTTCTACGACCACGTGCTCGACACCGCCGCGGTGCTCGGCGCCGTGCCGGAGCGGTTCGCGGACCTGCTCACCGCCGACGGCGGCCTGGACCTCGCGGGGTACTCGACGGTCGCGCGCGGCCGCGGCGCCGACCTGCCGCTCGAGATGACGAAGTGGTTCGACTCGAACTACCACTACCTGGTGCCGGAGATCGGCCCGACGACGGCGTTCCGCTACGCGGGTGACCGCCCGGTCCGCGAGCTCGCGGAGGGCCTCGAGGAGGGCGTCCTGACCCGGCCGGTCCTCGTCGGCCCGGTCACGTTCCTGGCGCTGTCGAAGCCGGCGGAGGGCTCCCCGGAGGACTTCCTGCCGATCGACCGGCTGCCGGACGTGCTGCCCGTCTACGCGGCGCTGCTGCGGGACCTCGCCGCGGCGGGGGCGACGTGGGTGCAGCTGGACGAGCCCGCGCTGGTGTCGGACTCGACGGGGGTGCCCGCGGACCGGCTGCTCGCCGCCGCGGCGGACGCGTACCGCGCCCTCGCCACGGACCTCCCCGCGTCCGAGCGCCCCGCCCTGCTCGTGGCGGCGCCCTACGGCGACCTCGGCGACGCGCTGCCCGTGCTCGCCGCGTCCGACGTCGACGGCCTCGCGCTCGACCTGGTGCGCGGCGCGGCCCCGGCGGGCGACGTCCCCGGGCTCGGGTCGAAGCTGCTGGTCGGCGGCGTGGTCGACGGGCACAACATCTGGCGCGCCGACCTCGACGCCGCGCTGGCGACGCTGGAGGGACTCGAGACGCTGGGCGCCGCGCAGGTCTCCGTCGCGACGTCCACCTCGCTGTTCCACGTGCCGCACGACGTCGACGACGAGCCGGCGCTCGACCCGACGCTGCGGTCCTGGCTGGCGTTCGCCGACCAGAAGGTCGGCGAGGTCGTCACGCTCGCGACCGGGCTGCGCGAGGGCCGTGAGGCCGTGCACGCCGAGCTGCTCGCCGCCGCTGACGCGCGCCGCAGCCGCGCCCAGGCGCCGGGCGTGGTGCGCCGCGACGTGCGGGACCGGCTCGCGGCGCTGCCGGAGGACGCGTTCCGCCGCGGCGACTTCGCGGAGCGGCAGGCCGCCCAGACCGCGCGCCTGCGCCTGCCCGTGCTGCCGACGACCACCATCGGCTCGTTCCCGCAGACGCCGGAGATCCGGGTGGCGCGCGCCGCGTCCGCCCGCGGGGAGCTGACGGCCGCGCAGTACGAGGACGCCATGCGGGCGGAGATCCGCCACGTCGTCGAGCTCCAGGAGCAGATCGGCCTGGACGTCCTCGTGCACGGCGAGGCCGAGCGGAACGACATGGTGCAGTACTTCGCCGAGAACCTCGACGGGTTCGCCGTCACGCAGAACGGCTGGGTGCAGTCGTACGGCTCCCGCTGCACGCGCCCGTCCGTCCTGTGGGGCGACGTCGCCCGCCCGGCGCCCATCACGGTGCCGTGGACGACGTACGCGCAGTCCCTGACCGCGAAGCCGGTCAAGGGCATGCTCACCGGGCCGGTCACGATCCTCGCGTGGTCGTTCGTGCGGGACGACCAGCCGCTGGCCGACACTGCGAACCAGGTGGCGCTGGCGCTGCGGGACGAGATCGCCGACCTGGAGGCCGCCGGCACCGCGGTCGTGCAGGTCGACGAGCCGGCGCTGCGGGAGCTGCTCCCCCTGCGGGCGGCGGACCACGCGGCGTACCTCGACTGGTCGGTGCGGTCGTTCCGCCTCGCCACGTCGGGCGTCCGCCCGGACACCCAGATCCACACCCACCTGTGCTACTCGGAGTTCGGCGAGGTCATCGGGGCGATCGACGGGCTCGACGCGGACGTCACGTCCATCGAGGCCGCGCGCTCGAAGATGGAGATCCTCGGGGACATCGCCGCGGAGGGCTACCCCCGCGGGATCGGCCCGGGCGTCTGGGACATCCACTCCCCGCGGGTGCCGAGCGAGGCCGAGGTCACCGAGCTGCTCACCGAGGCGGTCCGGGCGATCGACCCCGCGCAGCTCTGGGTGAACCCCGACTGCGGCCTCAAGACCCGGGGCTACGCCGAGGTCACGCCGTCGCTCGAGCACGTGCTGGCGGCCACCCGCGCTGTGCGCGCCGCGCTGTCCGTGCCGACGACGGCCTGA
- the gcvH gene encoding glycine cleavage system protein GcvH, whose protein sequence is MSDVPATLQYTAEHEWIDGEAPATVGITKNAADALGDIVYLELPTVGSEIAAGAVVGEVESTKSVSELFSPVSGTVVEVNQAAVDEPSVVNADPYGEGWLFRVDVTGTGALLSAEEYAASITD, encoded by the coding sequence ATGAGCGACGTCCCCGCGACCCTGCAGTACACCGCCGAGCACGAGTGGATCGACGGCGAGGCCCCGGCCACGGTCGGCATCACGAAGAACGCCGCGGACGCGCTCGGCGACATCGTGTACCTGGAGCTGCCGACGGTCGGCAGCGAGATCGCGGCCGGCGCCGTCGTGGGCGAGGTCGAGTCCACCAAGTCGGTGTCGGAGCTGTTCTCCCCCGTGTCCGGGACCGTGGTCGAGGTGAACCAGGCGGCGGTGGACGAGCCCTCGGTCGTCAACGCCGACCCGTACGGTGAGGGGTGGCTGTTCCGGGTGGACGTCACGGGCACCGGGGCGCTGCTGTCGGCCGAGGAGTACGCCGCCTCGATCACGGACTGA
- a CDS encoding Hsp20/alpha crystallin family protein has product MATRFDPFQEMDRLMGQVLGSQRAAASMPMDLYRAGDHYVLHVDLPGADPGSIDVSVDDRTLTIRAQRTARTEDGVQWLAKERPVGTYARQLTVGRGLDLDAIHASYADGVLTLTIPVAEEAKPRRIEVRTGETPATIEATADAQHADA; this is encoded by the coding sequence GTGGCTACGCGATTCGACCCGTTCCAGGAGATGGACCGGCTCATGGGCCAGGTGCTCGGCTCGCAGCGCGCGGCGGCGTCGATGCCGATGGACCTGTACCGCGCCGGTGACCACTACGTCCTGCACGTCGACCTGCCGGGCGCCGACCCGGGCTCGATCGACGTGAGCGTGGACGACCGCACCCTGACCATCCGCGCGCAGCGCACGGCACGCACGGAGGACGGCGTGCAGTGGCTCGCCAAGGAGCGCCCGGTCGGCACCTACGCCCGCCAGCTGACGGTCGGCCGCGGGCTCGACCTGGACGCCATCCACGCGTCGTACGCCGACGGCGTCCTGACGCTGACCATCCCGGTGGCCGAGGAGGCCAAGCCGCGGCGCATCGAGGTCCGGACCGGTGAGACACCGGCGACCATCGAGGCCACGGCCGACGCCCAGCACGCGGACGCCTGA